The Bacteriovorax sp. PP10 nucleotide sequence TTTGAAGTGGTAAGTTTTTTAATTCTTGTTCTACTTTTTTACCAAGTAAAACTTGATGATCTGACATCATAGTAACATTACTCCTCTGAGAAGTACACCGAGTGGTGAATGTTACATACAATGCAAAATAAAATTAAAGACCTAAATCTAAGTGTCTAATTTTATAAATATTAATTGAGGATGGTATTAAACTTTGAATGAGCATAGATCAAAAATATGAACGATGCGTTTCTGTTTTAACGCTCTATTGCTACCACAAGTCTGCTGGCACTATTTAGGCACAAAGAGTTCGACTAATCTTTTCCAGAAAAATATTATAGCTAAATGGTTTAACAATAATATTGGTAATTCCCATGGCCGCAGCAATCTTTACATTATCAGCGTCCACACTTCCTGAAATAATCAGCACTGGAATGTTTTGATATTTCTTTTTTTGTTTTAGTTCCTTAATGAGCTGCAGGCCATTCATTCGTGGCATTAGTATATCCACGATGATCAAACCAAACTCCTGATTTTGGATTTTAGAGATGGCCTCTTTACCATCAGATGCCGTGATGATTCGTTTGGCATCAACTTGTGACTTTATAAGATAGTTAGACATCAGGGACCTAATTTCTTCTTCATCGTCGATAAGGAGAATAGGCTTATTGTGTAAAAACTTATCTATCAGTTCGAATATGAGGTTCGCTTTGTTCTCTTCCATACATATCCATTATAAGGCCTAACTTAATGTTGCTGAAATATGGAATGGATCTTAATGAGGAAATCTTAAGCAATTCATGTAGATTACGTGAGCTTTAGAAAACCTTCTCCTAACTACTAATTTCTAGTGAATGCCAATTATTTGAGCAAAATATCAGTATCCAGAAGGATTAAATGGGCACGCGAGCAGTTTTATTTGGCCTTCCTAACATACGGTAATTTTGATTTTTTTTAAAATACAAAATGACTT carries:
- a CDS encoding response regulator, which translates into the protein MEENKANLIFELIDKFLHNKPILLIDDEEEIRSLMSNYLIKSQVDAKRIITASDGKEAISKIQNQEFGLIIVDILMPRMNGLQLIKELKQKKKYQNIPVLIISGSVDADNVKIAAAMGITNIIVKPFSYNIFLEKISRTLCA